The Candidatus Melainabacteria bacterium RIFOXYA2_FULL_32_9 DNA segment GGTTTATATCTTGCAAAGCAGATCGTTGAAGCTCATTGCGGTAAAATCTGGTACGATACCAAGCTTGGAGTCGGCACAACATTCTGCTTTTCATTACCTACACAATGGTAATTGTTTTATACTTCTTCTGTATTTGATAAATTGTAATTTTTTTCTTCTATTGCTTTTAAGATTCCTTGCTTAATCTCAAGCACATCCACACCAAAATTTTCCAGGACTTTCATCGCCATGCATTTTTTTTCTTTAATTATTCCAAGTAAAAGATGCTCAGACTCAATTCTTGGGTGATTGAACTTTTTAGCCTTTGACCAGGCAATTTCAAGAAGTTTTTTAACTCTGGGTGTAAAAATCAATTCTTTTTCAGAATATCTGTCACCATATCCTATAAGTTTTTCCGTTTCAATTCTGGCATCTTTTAGAGTTATTCCGAGATTTTTAAGAACAATAGCACCTATACTTGTTCCTTCTCCGAGAATACCAAGTAATATTTGTTCTGTCCCGACCATATTATGTCCTAATCTTCTTGCTTCTTCTTTTGCAAGTCTAAGAATAGTCAGGGTAACAGGCTTTTGTTTTTCTATAGGATTAATAATTTTGTTGTACAAATTATTGGTATCGATATTTAATTCTTCCAAAATTTCATAAGCAATACCTTTTTTTTCTTTTAATAATCCAAGAATAATGTGTTCGGGTTTTATCGAAGAAGAGCCAAGTTCTTTTGCAAGCTCATAAGCTGAACTTATTGCAAAGAACGTCCCAGGTGTAAATAAACATTCATTATAACTGTATTCTGCTTTTCTGGAATTCAGGGAATTTAATTTCTCCTGAAATTTCTCAATTGTTATCCCTTCGTTTTCAAGTAATGCATATAAAGGTGACTCTTTATCTTCAAGCATTGCAAGAAATATTTGCTCTGTTCCAAGTGCTTCAAAATTTGTATTTTTTAATTTTTCCTGAGCAGCAGTCATTATTTGTAAGGAATCTTTTTCTTCAAAAATAGAAGGAATAGAAAAAAAGCTTAATTTAGAAGGAAGAGTTTTTTGACTGGCTTCAGGGTGAAAAGATACTTTTGATTTTTTCTCAATAACCCTTAGCACACTGGTTTTAATTCTGTTTTTATCAATATCAAGTTCATCTAAAAGTTTTATTATAGAGACATTATTCTCTTTTAAAAGAGATAAGAATAAGTGTTCTGAATTAATATAGTTTATCCCTAAGGCTTTTGCTTCATCCCATGCCTCTTTTAATACTTTCTTAGTAGCAGAACTGAATTGTAAATTCTCAACAGAAATTTTTTCCTGTTGTTTTATTATAATTATTTTGCTGATTTTTTCTCTCAAAATTTCCGGATTTAAACCTGATGCTCTTAAAAATCTTGCAGCAATTCCGGTTCCTTCTCTTAAAATTCCAAGCAAAATATGTTCTGGATAAAGCTTAGAATGTTTGGCATTGATCGCTTCTTCCTGAGCATAAGTAACTACTTTAATGGCTTTTTCCGTAAAACGCTCAAACAAATTTTTTACCTTTATTTTATTAATGCTAATTAAGTTGTATAAAGCTTTATAATAACATTTTAATCTAAATTCTAGATAATTAGAAGAAGTAAGATTTAAGTATTAAAATCAATTTCAACGAAATTTAATGGTAATATCCATTACCTAACCTAAGTCATCGCTGTATTCTTTGAAATGGATGGACTTAATTTAAAGCTATAAGTTTACGTTGTTGTGCTACTAATTTAATTACACCGCAAACCTGAAATGAACTATATCGCCATCCTGGACAATATATTCTTTGCCTTCCAATCTTGTAACACCTCTTTCTTTTGCGACGACATAAGAACCGGCATTAACAAAATCATTATAACCGGTGATTTCAGCTCTAATAAATCCTTTTTCAAAGTCGGTGTGAATTACACCGGCTGCTTGAGGTGCTTTAGTCCCTGCTATTATTGTCCAAGCTCTTACTTCTTTTTCTCCCACTGTAAAATATGTTCTTAAACCAAGAAGTTCATATACAGCTTTGATCATTCTATTTATGCCTGAATCATCAACACCAAGTTCTTCCATGAAGTCTTTTGCTTCTTCAGGGGATAATTCAGCTAATTCAGATTCTATTTGTGCACTAATAACAACAACTTGAGCTTGATGAGTTTTTGCATATTCTTTTACCATTTCCACAAACTCATTTGTTCCTTTTACAAGGTCAGCTTCTGAAACATTGGCGGCATAAATAACAGGCTTACAACTTAATAGATGTAAGTTTTTAACAAAAGGTAATTCTTCTTCGTTAAATAAATCAATTGAAAAAGGCTTACCTTCACTTAAAAGTTCAATTAATTTGTCTATAACAGAATCTTCGATAATAGCATTTTTTTCTCTGGATTTAACCTGTTTTGAGATTCTGTCTTTTCTTTTTTCAACGGTATTAAGATCAGCTAAAGCTAGTTCCATATTAATTGTTTCAATATCGTTTATTGGGTCGATTTTTCCTGCTACGTGAACGGTATTTTCGTCTAAAAAGCTGCGAACCACATGAATAATAGCATCAACCTCTCTAATATGACCTAGAAACTGATTTCCAAGTCCTTCACCTTTGCTTGCCCCTTTAACAAGGCCTGCTATATCAACAAATTCTATTGCTGTTGGGATTACTACATTTGTTTTTGCTATATCTTTAAGTATCCAGAGTCTTTCATCTGGTACACTAACAACACCTACATTTGGTTCAATAGTGCAAAAAGGATAGTTAGCAGATTCTGCATTTTTACTTGAAGTCAATGCATTAAATAAAGTTGATTTACCAACATTTGGTAATCCTACAATTCCAGCTCTTAACACTTTATATCCTCTCTCTAATATTACAAACCAGTCTTTATCTATTTATTTATAACATAAAAGACTTTGAAAATAAGAGACTTATTATAGGACGCACCTTAAAATTTAAGTTCCTACTGTAAAAGAGGTTTATTGCTATTCAGTTTTAAGTTTGGGCAAAATAATTTTGCCCAAACTTACTTTATATCTTTTAATAAATGTTTGAATTCTTCGATTTCACCAAAAGTTTCCTGAGCAGATTTAATGTATCTCTCTGCAATTTCAAGACAGTGTTTTAAGTCCAATAATCTATATAAAAGTTCTTCTTGTTTTATATTCTTCATAATATCCTCTTTTTTAGGTAAGGTTTATAAATTACAAAAATTCCAATTAAAGCCATGAAAATTTATGGCTTTTTATGGTATTTTTAAAGAAATACAATAATTCCTAAATATAATATCTAAAATATATTATATTCTGATTAATTAGTCAAGTATTTTACTTAACATATTAAGTATGGTATTAAGAAATTTTCAATTATGATTAAATGTAATTTATCAAAATTAATGGGTATTAACAAAATGAGCATCCAGGATGTTCATGAAAAAACTGGCTTAAATAGAAATACAATCTCAAATTTATATCACGAAAAAGCTAAGAGAATTGATTTTGTTACCGTTGATAAACTATGTGAGATATTCCAATGTCAGGTTGGAGATTTATTAGAAAAAATATAAGTTTAAAAACTTACAATTTTTCTCTTGTTATTTTGAACAAAGAATTTCAACATCATGGCATTGTCATTGCGAGGAGGAGCGAAGCTCCGACGCGGCAATCTAACCAACCAGCTTAATCATTATTTGTGGTTGGGTCAAAGTATTTTGACCCAACCTTAATACAACATAAGAAAATCTTTGATTATTACAAAAACATCATTAAAATTAGCAAAAGGAATGGTTTTTCTAAAAATCATCTAAATACAGTAGAAAAAAGCCTGCTTTTTCTTAAAGTTTTAATTTATCTTAGCCGATGTATAAAATAGAGGAGCTAAGAGAGAGTTATTTTTAATTCAGAAAGAAGGCGGTTACTACGTTATATCCTGGTGTTTATCCGGCATACACAAAGCCTTATACACCCCAAATAAAGCATAAACCTGTTGAAAAAGTTTTCAGGGATTCTGAGCAGTCCAAAAAACCTGGACAAAATCAGTCTCTTGAAGACAATAATTCTTCAACTGGTCAGGCTTATAAATCTGCTATTGATTATAAAGCAGAGAAAGTTAATATTAGCCAAATTCTTACTGATTTTCGCAGTACATTAAGCGCTATTGGCGCTCCTGAAGATGTTGAAAAAGAAGTATCTGGATATCTACAATTAGTTGAACTTCAAGCTAAAAAGTCTTCTCCCTCTCAATCTATTATTAAATCAAATTTAAGAAGTTCAGCCGAAATACTTGATGAATATATAACTACTACTTTAAATAGACATTCTAAAGTAGTAACCAATTGGATAAATGCCATTTTCTTACAAAAAGTGGATTATAATTTATCTATCCCGGAAATAGAAAAAACAGAAGAAAAACCGTCTGTTGAAAAGAACTCTGAAGAAATTCTTTCCCAACAACAGGAACAATCTCCTCAAATACAAACAAAATCTGAAATAAATAATCCTCTTCCTCAAATAACTACACAAAAAACACCTTCAAAACTGGAAAATATCAGATTACAAAATTTGTATAACAACTTTGAAGAACTTATTGATAAAGGTAATTATGCAAAAGCTTTATCTGAAGGAAAAAAAGCTTTAATCTTTGCTCAAAAAATAGATGACAAGAATACTCAAGCTAAAATATTTTTAAATGTAGCTTATATTTTTGATGAAAATAATAAACTCTCTCAATCTCTTAAAAACTACAATAAAGCTGCAACTCTTGCTAAAATCTCCGGGGATAAAGAAACTCAGGCAAAAGCTTATTATAATATGGCTTCTATTTATGATGATCTAGGCAAAGTTGATCCTGCTTTGGATCACTATCACGCTGCTCTAGCTCTTGATGGGGAAACAGAAAATATAAAAGACCAGGCACAAACTTTAAACAGTATTGGAAATATCTTTACAGTAAAAAAAGATTATAGAAAAGCTTTAAATTATTATAAATTAGCCTTTGGGTTAGCTAAAAATGAAGCTGATAAAACAGGTCAGGCTTCTATTTTAAGTAATGTAGCCGGAGTATTTAGAGATTTAGGTATCGATAAAAAAGCTCTCAATTATTACAAAGAATCTATAAAGATTGATTCAGAAGCAGGAAACTGTTCAGGTTGTGCAAAAAGCTATGAGCAAGCCGGGGATATTATGTTAAAAAATGGTCGATTTGATAAAGCTACAAACTTATATGGAAAATCTTTATCTTTAGCTCAAGAAATTGGTGATAGAAATTGGAGTGGAAGAATAACAGAAAAAATAGACCAGATAACATTATAACTAGGTATAAAATCTTATTAATCTTTATTTATATAACTTCTGCTTGTTATTTATTGTACAATTTATAATTTTAAATTTTTATAGCTTATAAATAGTTTAATAACCAGAATAAATCTATCTTTACTCTTTTTATTACAATTTATTAAGCTCTAATAGCATAATAAAACAAACTTTTTATATATTGTTATTATATATACATTATATTCTCTTTATTTTAAAAGAATATAATAATTACATAAAACTTTCTATATATCGGCATGTGTTTTTAGTCTTATATTCTCTAATATCAATGGTTTTAATTATATTAAAGTCCTTTTTCTTACACATACATGCTTATCGGACAATTATCAATTGTTTTTTGTTTTTATATTATTGGGAGATGAAACAAAACAAACGGCTAAAAGGGTAAAATTTATTAGGATTGATAGAATAATTTTTAAAAAACTTCGATAAACACTCATGTATAACCCCCATTTAGGACAAGTTATGTCCTTTTTTTATTTTGTTCAGTTTTATGTTAATCTAATTTTGGTAAAGATGTAAAAACAAGTGATTATAGAATATATCCAGAAATCAAATTTTCCTGGTGTCATTGCGAGGAACGAAATGCAATGAAGTGACGAAGCAATCCAAATAATATTATTACTATCTTCTTTTGGATTGCCGCGCACCTACGGTGCTCGCAATGACAGTGTGACGATTAGCCGGATTATGGCTCTGAAAAAATTTATCACTTTAATTTTTACCATTATCCTAATTTTTAATCTAATATTTCGATGAAGACAGAAAACAGAGGAGTTCTAAGTATGAGATTATCCAAAAGATTAGACAGAATACCTTCATATTTATTTGCTGAAATTGATAAAAAAGTAGACGCTGCAAAAGCAAAAGGATACGATATTATAAATCTTGGAGTCGGAGATCCCGATACTCCAACCTTTCCTCATATAGTTGAAGAAATGCATACAGCAATTGATGATCCTTCAACTCATAATTATCCTCCTTATCAAGGAACATCAGGTTTTAGAACTGCTTGTGCTGAATGGATGAAGCAAAGGTTTGATGTAAATCTTAATCCTGATAATGAAATATTGGCTTTAATTGGTTCTAAAGAAGGTATTGCCCACGTGTTTTTCGCTTTTGTTGATCCCGGCGATTATACACTAGTTCCTGATCCGGCTTACCCTGTTTATAGAAATGCGACTATTTTAGCCGGAGGAACTCCTTACTTTATGCCAATAAATCCACAAAATAACTATCTTCCTGAATTAGATAAAATTCCTGAAGATATAGCAAAACAATCTAAATTAATTTTCTTAAATTATCCAAACAATCCAACCGGAGCTGTAGCTAACCTTGAATATTTTAAAGAAGTTGTTGATTTTGCTAAAAAATATGATATTTTAATTTGTCACGATCAGGCATATTGTGAAATGACTTTTGATGGATATGTAGCACCAAGCTTTTTGCAAGTTGAAGGAGCAAAAGAACGTTGTATAGAGTTTTTCTCACACAGTAAAACATACAACATGACCGGGTGGAGAATAGGTTGGGCAGCCGGTGGTGCTGAACCTATGAATGCTCTTGGTATTATCAAGAATAATATTGATAGTGGTATATTTAAAGCTATTCAAAAAGCTGGTATTAATGCTTTAGGAAGTCCTCAATCCGAAATAGATCAATTAAATACACTGTATCAAAAACGCCGTGACATTATGATTGAAGGATTAAAAGAATTAGGCTGGAACATTGAACCTTCAAAAGCAACTTTCTATTTATGGATTCCTACTCCAAAAGGAATGAGTTCAGTAGATTTTTCCGAACTGATGCTTGAAAAAGCTCATATAATTGTTCCTCCGGGAAATGGTTGGGGAGAATCAGGTGAAGGATTCTTTAGAATAGCTCTTACTGTAGGTGAAGAAAAATTAAAAGAAGTTATTCAGAGAATGAAAAAAGCAGGAATTAGATATCAATAGCAAGAAACCCCTCTTAATTAAGAGGGGTTTCTTATAATTTGTCAAAAAATGATTAACTTTTTTTGTTTTTTTCTTTTTTTAACATTCTTTCTGCGTTCTTTATGGAAATTTTTGCCAGAACCTTTCTTGAAGTTGTGTCATAGAAAACTAACCAGTGTTTTCTCTTTGGATTATCAACAGCAAAAGATAATTTTCCAGTCATTTTTGTATTTGGAGTAATCTTATGAAACCACAAATCAGTATTTCCAAATGGAGATGGATAATAAACTGAATTATAGTCATTTACTAAAGCCATATCAAAGCTGCTGAATGTTCTACGGGTCTTATTATCAACGTTTAAAGTTAATGTAATTGTGTTTGGCTCTCCGAAAGGATCTTTTTCTATCATATATTCAGTGATTTTTACATCAAGACCTTCCATTTGTTTTTCTTCATCTTTAAGTGCTTCTTCCGACATAATAGGAAGTTCTATTTGTGATGCTACATGAACATTTATTTCATCCCCTGGAGCAATAAGAGCTTCGTCACCTTTTCTTGCAAGAGAAGCTGTAACTCCAACTAAAGCTCCTACTCCCGCTCCACCTGCCACTGTATAACCATGACTTGCCATAGCAGCACCAAGCCCAAGAAACTTAAGAGCTAAAAAACCCCCTATTACACCACCTGCCATAGTATAAGCGGTATCCTCAAGAACTACTTTAGCAGCAGAGGTAACAGGATGTCTTTTTGTCGTCATAGAAGCTTCTATAGGAATTTCTCGCCCGTCAGGTGTTACAAGATAATCAAAATTTACTGTTATGTAAGCATCCCTACCTAAACGCTTAGTTCCTCTTAATTTTGAGACTTTACCATGAGCAATTGTCCCTGCAGGAATAAGTATACCTCCAGGTGCATTTAAATCATTTGTTACTTCTGCAAAAAATTCATCACCTTCTTCGCTATATCCAGAGCTTATTACTTGTGAAACAGTCATTTTTAGCTGTGTACCCTTTTCTAATTCCTGCTTT contains these protein-coding regions:
- a CDS encoding LL-diaminopimelate aminotransferase, translating into MRLSKRLDRIPSYLFAEIDKKVDAAKAKGYDIINLGVGDPDTPTFPHIVEEMHTAIDDPSTHNYPPYQGTSGFRTACAEWMKQRFDVNLNPDNEILALIGSKEGIAHVFFAFVDPGDYTLVPDPAYPVYRNATILAGGTPYFMPINPQNNYLPELDKIPEDIAKQSKLIFLNYPNNPTGAVANLEYFKEVVDFAKKYDILICHDQAYCEMTFDGYVAPSFLQVEGAKERCIEFFSHSKTYNMTGWRIGWAAGGAEPMNALGIIKNNIDSGIFKAIQKAGINALGSPQSEIDQLNTLYQKRRDIMIEGLKELGWNIEPSKATFYLWIPTPKGMSSVDFSELMLEKAHIIVPPGNGWGESGEGFFRIALTVGEEKLKEVIQRMKKAGIRYQ
- a CDS encoding Cro/Cl family transcriptional regulator, which produces MIKCNLSKLMGINKMSIQDVHEKTGLNRNTISNLYHEKAKRIDFVTVDKLCEIFQCQVGDLLEKI
- a CDS encoding redox-regulated ATPase YchF yields the protein MLRAGIVGLPNVGKSTLFNALTSSKNAESANYPFCTIEPNVGVVSVPDERLWILKDIAKTNVVIPTAIEFVDIAGLVKGASKGEGLGNQFLGHIREVDAIIHVVRSFLDENTVHVAGKIDPINDIETINMELALADLNTVEKRKDRISKQVKSREKNAIIEDSVIDKLIELLSEGKPFSIDLFNEEELPFVKNLHLLSCKPVIYAANVSEADLVKGTNEFVEMVKEYAKTHQAQVVVISAQIESELAELSPEEAKDFMEELGVDDSGINRMIKAVYELLGLRTYFTVGEKEVRAWTIIAGTKAPQAAGVIHTDFEKGFIRAEITGYNDFVNAGSYVVAKERGVTRLEGKEYIVQDGDIVHFRFAV